From Gimesia panareensis, the proteins below share one genomic window:
- a CDS encoding PVC-type heme-binding CxxCH protein codes for MSYLAVVCFSGLLLAGGGFYSAATAQKPLENEGDLSKRLKRIPATPPKDSLKGFKLEHDFKLDLVAAEPDVMDPVDACFDENGQMFVAEMRGYPYLPDQVPDYFDRPVRKEAGVVRLLKDTNGDGKMDQSFVFADKITWPTSVCCYNGGVYVIAPPNIYYFKDTDGDNKADIRKTVFTGLRTNNVQGLANNMKWGLDNHIYFAGGTNGGSILKDGKEVIPAGRRDLKMNPKTQELEAVSGGSQFGHSMDDWGNRFVCSNSNHIQHVVYPSHYLKRNAYLAVPGVLRTAARKGAAAPVYRQSPPEPYRVVRTARRAADPNFRKRLSPTELVATGFFTSATGVTIYRGGAYPKEYQGNAFIGDVGGNLIHRKTMGAKGATYVASRADENTEFVTSPDNWFRPVNFVNAPDGTLWVLDMYRETIEHPFSIPEDLKRHLDLESGHDRGRVYRLLGPNNKVFPVQKLGNMPVDQLVLQMESPNSWNRETAQRLIWERQDKTAIPHLVKLFKTSEKPLARLHALWTLDGLNALEADLLLTALKDPEPGIREHAIRLSEKQAQENPELAKAVLALVDDPEYRVQLQLAFSLGEFDKQTAVTGLTKLVNSPVYDGDMQVAVLTSSADIAGPLAVNFLKATPGSLSGSKRSLVTELLRIAGAKKETGDALSVLEYVSGDSVPLAQKQLVLGALGEGLGRRGASLATLLKDKQLDPAIKARFEKMISDAVAMAEDEAQPVADRVAAVRLLGFFDFSAGGEVLSEVLNPRSSPKIQLAAVEALSRMEHKDVGQALLANWSGFSPAVRNEVIDAMLGSSGRIDSLLQAIQGKQVKLNEIARDKKDLLMNHPNKSIRKRAQKVLGSDVNSDRAKIVKSYEPALELSGDAERGLAIYKKNCAGCHQVGKLGHNVGPNLATTKNKSDHDLLIAILDPSREAQSNYNTYTVVTEQGKLYSGIIAAETATSYTIRRAEGKEDIILRNNIDTLLSNGVSLMPNGLEKEITPQQMADLLKFIKTLEAPPEKK; via the coding sequence ATGTCTTATCTGGCTGTAGTTTGTTTTTCCGGCCTGTTACTGGCGGGGGGCGGTTTTTATTCCGCGGCGACCGCACAGAAACCCCTGGAGAATGAAGGGGATCTCTCCAAACGACTGAAGCGGATTCCCGCGACACCTCCGAAAGACAGTTTGAAGGGGTTTAAACTGGAGCATGATTTCAAGCTGGACCTGGTAGCAGCTGAGCCGGATGTGATGGATCCGGTCGATGCCTGCTTCGACGAGAACGGCCAGATGTTTGTGGCAGAGATGCGGGGTTATCCCTACCTGCCGGACCAGGTTCCCGATTACTTCGACCGGCCGGTGAGAAAAGAAGCGGGCGTTGTTCGACTGTTGAAAGACACCAACGGCGACGGGAAGATGGATCAGAGCTTTGTCTTCGCGGACAAGATCACCTGGCCGACTTCCGTCTGCTGCTACAACGGGGGCGTGTATGTGATCGCGCCGCCGAACATTTACTATTTCAAGGACACTGACGGCGATAACAAAGCGGATATCCGCAAAACCGTATTTACCGGACTGCGGACGAACAATGTGCAGGGCCTGGCGAACAATATGAAGTGGGGCCTGGACAACCACATTTATTTTGCCGGGGGAACCAATGGCGGTTCGATCCTGAAAGACGGAAAGGAAGTGATTCCTGCCGGCCGTCGTGACTTGAAAATGAACCCCAAAACGCAGGAGCTGGAAGCGGTTTCCGGGGGTTCGCAGTTTGGTCATTCGATGGATGACTGGGGCAACCGGTTTGTCTGCAGCAACAGTAACCACATTCAGCATGTGGTCTATCCGAGTCACTACCTGAAGCGGAACGCTTATCTTGCTGTACCGGGTGTGCTGCGAACTGCGGCCCGCAAGGGGGCAGCCGCTCCCGTTTATCGCCAGAGCCCGCCGGAGCCTTATCGCGTGGTGCGGACCGCCCGTCGGGCCGCGGATCCTAATTTCCGCAAGCGACTTTCGCCAACCGAACTGGTGGCCACCGGCTTCTTTACATCGGCGACCGGTGTGACCATCTATCGGGGTGGTGCCTATCCTAAAGAATATCAGGGGAATGCATTTATCGGCGACGTGGGGGGCAATCTGATCCATCGTAAGACGATGGGGGCCAAGGGGGCGACCTATGTTGCTTCCCGGGCGGATGAAAACACGGAATTTGTGACTTCTCCGGACAACTGGTTCCGACCGGTGAACTTTGTGAACGCACCGGACGGGACATTGTGGGTGCTGGACATGTATCGGGAAACGATCGAGCATCCGTTCTCGATTCCCGAGGATCTGAAACGTCACCTGGACCTGGAAAGCGGTCACGATCGGGGCCGCGTCTATCGTCTGCTGGGGCCGAACAACAAGGTCTTCCCGGTTCAGAAACTGGGTAACATGCCTGTAGATCAACTGGTGCTGCAGATGGAATCTCCCAACAGCTGGAACCGGGAAACCGCGCAGCGACTGATCTGGGAGCGTCAGGATAAGACCGCGATTCCTCACCTGGTCAAACTGTTTAAGACCTCTGAGAAACCGCTGGCACGTCTGCACGCCCTGTGGACACTGGACGGTCTGAACGCACTGGAAGCAGATCTGCTGCTGACGGCGCTCAAAGACCCGGAACCCGGCATTCGGGAACACGCGATCCGTCTGTCTGAAAAACAGGCCCAGGAGAATCCGGAACTGGCGAAAGCCGTGCTGGCACTGGTCGATGATCCTGAGTATCGGGTTCAGCTGCAACTGGCCTTTTCACTGGGAGAATTCGACAAGCAGACGGCAGTTACCGGTCTGACCAAACTGGTCAATTCCCCGGTCTATGATGGTGATATGCAGGTAGCTGTGCTGACCTCGTCTGCCGACATTGCCGGTCCGCTGGCAGTGAATTTTCTCAAAGCGACTCCGGGGAGCCTGTCCGGCAGTAAGCGTTCGCTGGTGACGGAGTTGCTGCGAATTGCAGGAGCGAAGAAAGAGACAGGAGATGCGTTGTCAGTACTGGAATATGTTTCCGGCGATTCCGTTCCGCTGGCACAGAAACAGCTTGTGCTGGGCGCTCTGGGTGAAGGTCTGGGTCGTCGTGGTGCTTCGCTGGCGACATTACTCAAAGACAAGCAGCTGGACCCGGCCATCAAAGCGCGGTTTGAGAAGATGATCTCGGATGCGGTGGCGATGGCGGAAGATGAAGCGCAGCCAGTGGCAGACCGGGTGGCTGCGGTTCGCCTGCTGGGATTCTTTGATTTCAGTGCGGGAGGTGAAGTGCTGTCTGAGGTTCTCAATCCGCGGTCGTCTCCCAAGATTCAGCTGGCTGCGGTAGAGGCCCTGTCGCGGATGGAACACAAAGATGTTGGCCAGGCACTGCTGGCCAACTGGTCGGGTTTCAGTCCGGCTGTGCGGAACGAAGTGATCGATGCGATGCTGGGTTCCTCAGGCAGGATCGACAGCCTGTTGCAGGCGATTCAGGGTAAACAGGTCAAGCTGAATGAGATTGCCCGTGACAAGAAGGATCTGCTGATGAATCACCCCAACAAATCGATTCGCAAGCGGGCTCAGAAGGTTCTGGGCAGCGACGTCAACAGCGACCGGGCCAAGATCGTGAAAAGCTACGAGCCTGCTCTGGAGCTGTCTGGAGACGCGGAACGTGGCCTGGCGATCTACAAGAAGAACTGTGCCGGTTGCCATCAGGTCGGGAAACTGGGCCATAATGTCGGGCCGAATCTGGCGACCACGAAAAACAAGTCCGATCACGATCTGCTGATTGCGATTCTGGATCCGAGCCGCGAGGCACAGTCGAACTACAACACTTATACCGTTGTGACAGAACAGGGTAAGCTGTATTCGGGGATTATCGCTGCTGAGACAGCCACCAGTTATACGATCCGCCGTGCAGAAGGAAAGGAAGATATCATTCTGCGGAATAATATCGATACCCTGCTCTCGAATGGAGTATCACTGATGCCCAATGGTCTGGAGAAAGAGATCACGCCGCAGCAGATGGCTGATCTGCTGAAGTTCATTAAAACGCTGGAAGCACCTCCAGAGAAAAAGTAA
- the guaA gene encoding glutamine-hydrolyzing GMP synthase, with translation MTESHVTEQDAPSQSLINTRQEESILVLDFGSQTAQLITRRVREQNVFSLLTRPDLSAERIKELNPKGIILSGGPASVYGEGAPQPDPAIFDLGIPILGICYGMQLVCLSQGCEVSGGESREFGRTPCAVSDHSNLFSGVPSEFIAWMSHGDQVQNLSEHFESLASTETCQFAAVKHHDKPLYGLQFHPEVTHTEFGGMLLSNFVQKVCGCQGTWKISNLIEQEIETIRERVGDKQVICGLSGGVDSSVVAALLYQAIGSQLSCIFVDNGLLRKGEADEVEHRFGEHFKTDLHVVDAKDLFLSELKGVTDPQEKRKIIGRLFIEVFQKEAKSIKNAHFLAQGTLYPDVIESGANLDGQAATIKLHHNVGGLPEKLGFELIEPLRELFKDEVRQMGHELGLPDELIYRHPFPGPGLAVRCLGEVTEERLNVLREADVIVIEELHKANLYRQTKQAFAVLLPIRSVGVMGDGRTYEDVAAIRAVETDDFMTANWSPLPHDVLERMSTRITNNVRGINRVVYDISSKPPSTIEWE, from the coding sequence ATGACTGAATCCCATGTGACTGAGCAGGATGCTCCTTCTCAGAGCTTAATTAATACCCGACAGGAAGAATCAATTCTGGTCCTGGATTTCGGGTCCCAAACCGCCCAGTTGATTACGCGGCGCGTACGTGAACAGAATGTCTTCAGCCTGTTGACACGTCCCGATCTTTCTGCGGAGCGGATTAAAGAGCTGAATCCGAAGGGAATTATTCTCTCGGGAGGGCCCGCGAGCGTGTATGGTGAGGGGGCCCCTCAACCTGACCCGGCGATTTTCGATCTGGGGATCCCGATTCTGGGGATCTGCTACGGGATGCAACTGGTCTGTCTTTCTCAGGGCTGCGAAGTGAGTGGGGGAGAATCCCGCGAATTCGGTCGTACGCCCTGTGCGGTCAGCGATCATTCCAATCTCTTTTCCGGCGTTCCTTCTGAATTTATCGCCTGGATGAGTCATGGCGACCAGGTACAGAATCTGAGTGAGCATTTTGAGTCTCTGGCGTCGACCGAGACCTGTCAGTTTGCAGCGGTGAAGCATCACGACAAGCCTTTGTATGGTCTGCAGTTCCATCCGGAAGTTACACACACGGAATTCGGAGGGATGCTGCTTTCCAACTTCGTACAGAAGGTTTGTGGCTGTCAGGGAACCTGGAAGATTTCCAATCTGATCGAACAGGAAATTGAAACCATTCGGGAGCGGGTGGGGGACAAACAGGTGATCTGCGGTCTGTCGGGAGGGGTTGATTCTTCCGTTGTCGCAGCCTTGCTGTATCAGGCCATCGGTTCGCAACTGTCCTGTATTTTTGTGGATAATGGTCTGTTGCGAAAAGGAGAAGCAGATGAAGTGGAACATCGCTTCGGTGAACACTTCAAGACTGACCTGCACGTCGTGGATGCCAAGGATCTGTTTCTTTCTGAACTGAAAGGGGTCACTGACCCACAAGAGAAACGCAAGATCATCGGGCGGCTGTTCATTGAAGTGTTTCAGAAGGAAGCGAAGTCGATCAAAAATGCTCACTTTCTGGCACAGGGAACACTATATCCTGACGTGATTGAGTCTGGAGCGAACCTGGATGGACAGGCGGCAACGATCAAATTACACCACAACGTAGGCGGCCTGCCAGAAAAGCTGGGCTTTGAACTGATTGAACCACTGCGGGAACTGTTTAAAGATGAAGTCCGCCAGATGGGACATGAACTCGGACTTCCCGACGAACTGATTTACCGTCATCCTTTCCCGGGACCTGGACTGGCGGTACGCTGCCTTGGTGAAGTGACCGAGGAGCGTCTGAATGTTCTGCGTGAAGCGGATGTGATCGTGATCGAAGAACTGCATAAGGCGAATCTGTATCGCCAGACCAAGCAGGCGTTTGCCGTGCTGCTGCCGATCCGCTCTGTCGGTGTGATGGGAGATGGCCGGACCTACGAAGATGTCGCTGCGATTCGTGCCGTCGAGACAGACGATTTCATGACCGCTAACTGGTCTCCGCTACCGCATGATGTGCTGGAGCGGATGTCGACGCGGATCACCAATAATGTGCGGGGTATTAACCGGGTCGTGTATGACATCAGTTCCAAGCCGCCCAGCACGATTGAATGGGAATAA
- a CDS encoding HpcH/HpaI aldolase family protein, with translation MFENKIKTLLSQGEVALGIGMPDASEILAKLSVDTGIDFLWIDLEHRPYSVNEVKHIPVIARRAGCMPMIRVPGLDPIYFKKALDIGANTIMVPQINNAEEARLAVQYAKYPPEGTRGVSPDWTMFMDFSFDDYLPHANEETAIIAQIESPEGIENIEEIAAVDGIDVLFAGPMDLSASLGVIGQTQHPDLLKLLEEFPQRVAKANKPAGITFADLDRCFEAIDQGYRFVNIGSIASLGGIGIRAALPELRERVRK, from the coding sequence ATGTTTGAAAACAAGATTAAAACACTGCTTTCCCAAGGAGAAGTCGCTTTGGGAATCGGCATGCCCGATGCCTCGGAAATTCTGGCAAAGCTCTCCGTCGATACCGGCATCGACTTCCTCTGGATCGATCTCGAACACCGTCCCTACAGCGTCAATGAAGTCAAACACATCCCGGTCATCGCCCGCCGTGCCGGCTGCATGCCGATGATTCGTGTCCCCGGTCTGGATCCGATCTACTTCAAAAAAGCGCTCGATATTGGTGCCAATACGATCATGGTTCCGCAGATCAACAACGCAGAAGAAGCCCGCCTGGCAGTCCAGTACGCCAAGTACCCTCCCGAAGGAACCCGGGGCGTTTCCCCCGACTGGACCATGTTCATGGACTTCTCTTTCGATGACTACCTGCCACACGCCAACGAAGAAACGGCGATCATCGCCCAGATCGAGTCCCCCGAAGGGATCGAAAACATTGAAGAAATCGCAGCCGTTGACGGCATCGATGTCCTCTTCGCCGGCCCCATGGATCTTTCCGCCTCACTGGGCGTCATCGGTCAGACCCAGCACCCCGATCTGCTCAAGCTACTCGAAGAGTTCCCCCAGCGGGTCGCCAAAGCCAACAAACCTGCCGGAATCACCTTTGCCGACCTCGATCGCTGTTTTGAAGCCATCGATCAGGGTTACCGGTTCGTCAATATCGGTTCGATCGCCAGTTTAGGTGGAATCGGCATCCGCGCCGCCCTGCCGGAACTCCGCGAGCGGGTTCGAAAATAA
- a CDS encoding DUF1501 domain-containing protein, producing the protein MLTLLGNNHARGSFCDHLSRRNFLQIGSLGLSGLTLPRLLQAESQTSKPKRQKSVIMIYLVGGPPHQDMIDLKPEAPKEIAGPWRPIATNVPGIEICEAFPRLAQMMDKMVLVRSIVGSQSGHDAIQCFNGHNPRKPTPQGGWPQFGSTVAKVQGPHVESAPPFISLCYPCTHGPYNEPGPGFLGLSQSPFRPMGPTRHDMVLNGISLERLADRKQLLQSIDNFKREADASGMMTGLDTFTEQAMGVLTSSQLAEALDLSKEDPETVERYGTGDPTVFIDSNGAPRVPQSMLVARRLVEAGARVVTLNYSKWDWHGGKNNSIFKREAEDFPVFDQCVSALLEDLHQRGLSDDCTVAIWGEFGRTPKISAQVGRDHWPRVNSAILFGGGMQTGQVIGATDRLGGEAVDRPVTFPELFATLYHNMGIDTEHTTLVDFSGRPQYLVEDHARPLPELI; encoded by the coding sequence ATGCTGACATTGCTGGGAAATAACCACGCACGCGGCTCATTTTGCGATCACTTATCCAGACGCAACTTCCTTCAGATCGGCAGCCTCGGACTTTCGGGCCTGACGCTCCCCCGTCTACTGCAGGCCGAGTCCCAGACCAGCAAACCCAAACGTCAGAAATCGGTCATCATGATCTATCTGGTCGGCGGTCCGCCACACCAGGATATGATCGACCTCAAACCGGAGGCGCCCAAAGAAATCGCCGGCCCCTGGCGGCCCATCGCCACGAATGTTCCCGGCATCGAGATCTGCGAAGCCTTTCCCCGTCTGGCGCAGATGATGGACAAGATGGTCCTCGTCCGTTCGATCGTGGGTTCCCAGAGCGGACATGACGCCATTCAATGTTTCAACGGACACAACCCGCGTAAGCCGACTCCCCAGGGAGGCTGGCCCCAGTTCGGTTCCACGGTCGCTAAAGTGCAGGGGCCTCATGTCGAATCGGCGCCCCCCTTTATCAGCCTCTGCTATCCCTGCACGCACGGCCCGTACAACGAACCGGGCCCCGGTTTTCTGGGACTCTCGCAGTCCCCCTTCCGCCCCATGGGCCCCACACGACACGACATGGTCCTCAACGGCATCTCGCTCGAACGGCTTGCCGACCGTAAGCAACTGCTGCAGAGCATCGACAACTTCAAGCGGGAAGCCGATGCCTCCGGCATGATGACTGGCCTCGATACCTTCACCGAACAGGCCATGGGCGTCCTGACTTCGTCCCAACTGGCCGAGGCCCTGGATCTCTCTAAAGAAGATCCGGAAACCGTCGAACGGTACGGCACCGGAGATCCCACTGTCTTTATCGACAGCAACGGCGCCCCACGTGTGCCACAAAGCATGCTGGTCGCCCGTCGTCTGGTTGAAGCCGGTGCCCGCGTCGTCACACTCAACTACAGCAAGTGGGACTGGCACGGCGGCAAGAATAACTCCATTTTCAAGCGCGAAGCGGAAGACTTCCCCGTCTTCGATCAGTGCGTGAGTGCCCTCCTGGAAGACCTGCATCAGCGCGGTCTGTCTGACGACTGCACGGTCGCGATCTGGGGGGAATTCGGTCGCACACCTAAAATCAGCGCACAGGTGGGTCGCGATCACTGGCCCCGCGTCAATTCCGCCATCCTGTTCGGCGGCGGCATGCAAACCGGCCAGGTCATCGGTGCTACCGATCGGCTGGGGGGCGAAGCCGTCGACCGTCCGGTCACCTTCCCCGAACTGTTTGCCACGCTCTATCACAACATGGGGATCGACACAGAGCACACCACGCTCGTCGATTTCAGCGGCCGACCACAATATCTGGTCGAAGATCATGCCCGACCTCTGCCCGAACTGATCTAA
- a CDS encoding PSD1 and planctomycete cytochrome C domain-containing protein translates to MKQLPRIVFVCLILIGLTCFSTSAEEPAQQSAAQPKFSPEQLEFFEKSIRPLLTEHCYECHSGQAKRLEGGLRLDSRALILKGGDSGESIQLKTPHDSLLLEAVRYESFEMPPNTRLKQAQIDLLTRWVEMGLPWPDEKPPADNTQAEAFDLKQRRQEHWVWKDLKPVSPPSVQKQNWSDHPVDRFILADLEAKQLAPAQAADKRTLLRRLYFDLIGLPPTPAQIDEYLNDQSPQATEKVVDQLLASPHFGERWGRHWLDLMRYAESRGHEFDNDAPNAWQYRDYVIRALNSDLPFDQFVTEHIAGDLLPEPRLNPESGFNESVLATAFWFLGEWVHSPVDIRKDETDRFDNSIDVMTKSFLGMTVSCARCHDHKFDAISTRDYYALYGYLQSSNYHQVRFESMAHNRKIATQAEQLLQQQQTLLKARLKTAFQQEVKNFSRYYQSAAQLVQAKQTTDQEQQTQAQASEQQLNPRILQRWVELLQNNKVAEQELKVAIMLEPGMPASLAPPSPFGPVQSKTPDRSIVNYDNCPPEDFITDGFSFGLAPRHRGTLLLKQTDKPIPLTVQFEGAAVRDSLWNDLEDIKTPQMNQKNRLRSYPRAGRTLRTPTFEVKGSVAYRVKGSCWVYACVDSHRLLFGPLHGSTLKKVQADKTGKPLWVFHDLSRYKGHRVHLEFTPIDQEPLEVYQVKHAAQGPEPDLTSVSLKNPQVQQAFTNAFKEFCDTPVKPSSQTVALINWVLAHPDLFSDPDSQERKALQQAIQDFQSQRDQLKQQIQNKSRTAMAIMDGSAENDHVLIRGSHQNPGPVVERRFLEALDGSTPGVSGSGRLELAREINDPANPLTHRVIVNRIWAHLFGRGIVPSVDNFGVLGERPSHPELLDFLALKFLEQGRSIKQMIKYLVLSKTYQQASQTTLDVAEIDPDNILLYQMPLKRLEGEAIRDALLSISGRIDPTLYGPSIPVHLTKFMDGRGKPPVNGPLDGDGRRSIYIQVRRNFLSPMMLAYDTPSPFSTMGRRNVSNVPAQALIMMNDPFVIQQANLWGQHVAENPKFSTDQERTRWMYESALGRLPTQAELQAAEQFIQIRRTENPTAKPAEVWGELGHVIFNLKEFIYVF, encoded by the coding sequence ATGAAGCAACTTCCTCGAATCGTTTTTGTCTGCCTGATACTGATTGGTCTCACCTGCTTCTCGACCTCCGCAGAGGAACCGGCACAACAGTCCGCAGCCCAGCCAAAGTTCTCTCCCGAGCAGCTTGAGTTCTTCGAAAAGTCAATCCGCCCTCTGCTCACTGAACACTGCTACGAATGCCACAGCGGTCAGGCCAAGCGCCTCGAAGGGGGTCTGCGTCTCGATTCCCGTGCCCTGATTCTGAAGGGAGGCGACTCCGGCGAATCGATTCAGCTCAAAACACCACATGACAGTCTGCTGCTGGAAGCCGTGCGGTACGAGTCTTTCGAAATGCCCCCTAACACCCGGCTCAAACAGGCACAGATAGACCTCCTCACACGCTGGGTCGAAATGGGGCTCCCCTGGCCCGATGAAAAACCACCTGCAGACAACACGCAAGCCGAAGCCTTCGATCTGAAACAACGCCGCCAGGAACACTGGGTCTGGAAAGACCTGAAGCCGGTCTCCCCCCCCTCCGTTCAAAAACAGAACTGGTCCGACCACCCGGTCGACCGCTTCATCCTCGCCGACCTGGAGGCGAAGCAACTCGCTCCGGCACAGGCAGCCGACAAGCGCACCCTGCTCCGTCGACTCTATTTCGATCTGATCGGACTCCCCCCCACACCTGCGCAGATCGATGAATATCTGAATGACCAGTCTCCCCAGGCGACCGAAAAAGTCGTTGACCAGCTGCTCGCCTCCCCGCACTTCGGGGAACGCTGGGGCCGTCACTGGCTGGACCTGATGCGTTATGCCGAGTCGCGCGGCCATGAATTTGACAACGACGCCCCCAATGCCTGGCAGTACCGTGACTATGTGATTCGCGCCCTGAATTCCGATCTCCCTTTTGATCAGTTCGTCACCGAACACATCGCCGGCGACCTGTTACCCGAACCACGTTTGAACCCGGAGAGCGGCTTCAACGAATCTGTTCTCGCCACTGCCTTCTGGTTCCTGGGCGAATGGGTGCACTCCCCCGTCGATATCCGCAAAGACGAAACCGACCGCTTCGATAATTCCATCGACGTAATGACCAAGTCGTTCCTGGGCATGACCGTCTCCTGTGCCCGCTGCCACGATCACAAATTCGACGCGATCTCCACCCGGGACTACTACGCCCTCTACGGTTACCTGCAAAGCAGCAACTACCACCAGGTCCGCTTCGAATCGATGGCGCACAATCGCAAAATCGCCACCCAGGCAGAGCAACTGCTGCAGCAACAGCAGACACTCCTCAAAGCCAGACTCAAAACCGCCTTCCAGCAGGAAGTCAAAAATTTCTCCCGCTACTATCAAAGTGCCGCACAGCTGGTTCAGGCAAAACAGACAACCGACCAGGAACAGCAGACTCAGGCACAAGCTTCAGAACAGCAACTCAATCCCCGTATTCTCCAGCGCTGGGTTGAACTCCTGCAGAACAATAAGGTTGCCGAACAGGAACTCAAAGTGGCCATCATGCTGGAGCCGGGCATGCCGGCTTCACTGGCTCCGCCCAGCCCCTTTGGCCCCGTTCAATCGAAGACACCTGACCGTAGCATCGTCAATTACGACAACTGCCCTCCGGAAGACTTCATCACCGACGGCTTCAGCTTCGGACTGGCCCCGCGTCACCGAGGCACACTCCTGCTTAAGCAGACTGACAAACCGATTCCACTCACAGTGCAGTTCGAAGGCGCCGCGGTCCGGGATTCCCTCTGGAATGATCTGGAAGACATCAAAACGCCGCAGATGAACCAGAAAAACAGACTGCGGTCCTACCCCCGCGCCGGCCGTACGCTCCGCACGCCCACTTTCGAGGTCAAAGGTTCGGTCGCTTATCGGGTCAAGGGATCCTGCTGGGTTTATGCCTGTGTCGATTCGCATCGCCTGCTCTTCGGCCCCCTGCATGGTTCGACCTTAAAGAAAGTTCAAGCTGACAAGACCGGCAAGCCCCTCTGGGTCTTCCACGACCTGTCCCGCTACAAGGGACATCGCGTCCACCTGGAATTCACACCCATCGATCAAGAACCACTGGAGGTCTATCAGGTCAAACACGCGGCGCAGGGCCCCGAACCCGATTTGACCTCCGTCAGCCTCAAGAATCCGCAGGTTCAGCAGGCGTTCACAAACGCGTTTAAAGAGTTCTGTGATACTCCGGTCAAACCCTCTTCCCAGACGGTCGCCCTGATCAACTGGGTGCTGGCCCATCCCGATCTGTTCTCCGATCCAGATAGTCAGGAACGGAAAGCCTTACAGCAGGCGATTCAGGACTTTCAGTCTCAGCGAGATCAACTGAAACAGCAGATTCAGAACAAATCCCGTACCGCCATGGCTATCATGGACGGTAGCGCAGAGAACGATCATGTCCTGATCCGGGGCAGCCACCAGAACCCTGGCCCTGTGGTCGAACGTCGGTTTCTGGAAGCCCTCGACGGTTCGACTCCCGGGGTTTCCGGCAGCGGACGCCTCGAACTGGCACGGGAAATCAATGATCCCGCTAACCCACTTACACATCGTGTCATCGTCAACCGCATCTGGGCTCATCTGTTCGGACGAGGCATCGTGCCCAGTGTCGATAATTTCGGGGTACTGGGCGAACGGCCTTCGCATCCGGAACTACTCGACTTCCTCGCGTTGAAATTCCTCGAGCAGGGACGTTCGATCAAGCAGATGATCAAATACCTGGTCCTCAGCAAAACTTATCAGCAGGCCAGTCAGACTACGCTGGATGTCGCTGAGATCGATCCGGACAACATTCTGCTTTATCAAATGCCCCTCAAACGACTCGAAGGAGAAGCAATCCGCGATGCCCTGCTCAGTATCTCGGGACGCATCGACCCGACTTTGTATGGTCCCTCCATTCCCGTTCATCTGACCAAATTCATGGACGGGCGCGGTAAACCACCGGTTAACGGCCCCCTGGATGGTGATGGCAGACGCTCGATCTACATCCAGGTCCGCCGTAATTTCCTCTCGCCGATGATGCTCGCCTATGATACGCCCAGTCCCTTCAGCACGATGGGCCGTCGCAACGTCTCCAATGTTCCTGCCCAGGCCCTGATCATGATGAACGATCCCTTCGTGATTCAGCAGGCCAACCTCTGGGGACAACACGTCGCAGAGAACCCAAAATTTTCGACGGACCAGGAACGCACCCGCTGGATGTATGAGTCCGCCCTCGGACGTCTGCCCACACAAGCAGAATTGCAGGCAGCAGAACAGTTCATCCAGATTCGAAGAACAGAAAACCCCACGGCAAAACCGGCAGAAGTCTGGGGCGAACTGGGGCACGTGATCTTCAACCTCAAAGAGTTTATCTACGTTTTTTAA